The following coding sequences are from one Cercospora beticola chromosome 4, complete sequence window:
- a CDS encoding uncharacterized protein (BUSCO:EOG092654KW), whose translation MATATQFSLPDQILNPTSLPPPAFTFDNYLSRALPTLGRPSKVARPICPDYRSSNGTQCPRGPTCPDRHYVPPSERSGIGHLICKHYQRGLCKKGEACEFAHTFNLRDEKECKEFSRYGICPQGDECTSLHIPPTAEIRRAACAHYARGFCPLGPYCERRHVKHKRLCPYYLAGFCPNGRAHPPDTDKVVSCEFGAHAKWIKDEDMNPKKPLVRKVKDEETLRMEQEERENEYYQEEERRREKFEKDGGSGGWQRGGRGRGRGGRGYRSKRY comes from the coding sequence ATGGCAACGGCAACACAATTCTCGCTACCGGATCAGATACTCAACCCAAcatctcttcctccgccgGCCTTCACCTTCGACAACTACCTCTCTCGCGCACTACCGACCCTAGGCCGTCCATCCAAGGTCGCGCGCCCAATCTGTCCCGACTACCGATCCTCTAACGGCACACAATGCCCTCGCGGTCCTACCTGCCCAGATCGCCACTACGTGCCTCCCTCTGAACGTAGTGGTATCGGTCATCTCATCTGCAAGCATTACCAACGCGGTCTGTGCAAGAAAGGTGAAGCCTGCGAATTCGCCCACACGTTCAACCTCCGAGATGAAAAAGAGTGCAAAGAGTTCAGTCGGTATGGAATATGCCCACAGGGAGACGAGTGTACGTCCCTCCACATCCCTCCCACAGCAGAGATCCGGCGCGCAGCCTGCGCGCATTATGCTCGAGGGTTCTGTCCGCTTGGCCCGTACTGTGAGAGAAGACATGTGAAGCACAAGCGGCTATGTCCGTATTACTTGGCAGGATTCTGTCCAAATGGGAGGGCGCATCCTCCAGATACGGACAAAGTGGTGTCGTGCGAGTTTGGCGCGCACGCGAAGTGGATCAAGGATGAGGATATGAATCCGAAGAAACCTCTGGTGAGAAAGGTCAAGGATGAGGAGACTTTGAGGATGGAAcaggaggagagggagaatgAATACTatcaagaggaagagaggaggcGAGAGAAGTTCGAGAAGGATGGTGGAAGCGGTGGATGGCAAAGGGGTGGACGTGGTAGGgggagaggagggagggGGTACAGGAGTAAGAGGTACTAG
- a CDS encoding uncharacterized protein (MEROPS:MER0014642), with protein sequence MSFFGKFKTSSTNDANKTTSSTNGAKKDPNAPVPTPLEKHLADVAGQPIRPDGSDKYFGFENYGSTCYCNSIVQCLYYSKPFRENVINFPSPDFLEQVRSKQSNGAPLSPRTSTTPYPNPTSPARKVTVPGSPGPGGIKPDEDKNSPDNRKKRALTDGPVLDMQAEKASDYGMEESLFTSLRDIFEAIIKNQSRIGVVSPHRFLEILRRDNEMFRSAMHQDAHEFLNLLLNQVVDNVELFAKQHPQLVAPPSANGSAPETKDLALTKTQSATAAARPLDTHWVHDLFEGVLTSETRCLTCENTSQRDEAFLDLSVDLDAHSSVTSCLRKFSEEEMLCERNKFHCDNCGGLQEAEKRMKIKRLPRILALHLKRFKYTEDLQRLQKLFHRVVYPFYLRLFNTTDEAEDPDRLYELYSVVVHIGGGPYHGHYVSIVKTEDRGWLLFDDELVEPVSKDYVQQFFGGEPIPGVQDAKQLACAYVLFYQETTMEKMLKEQEMEGQRASAAAAARTSEGDSKEGLTSPLKTQFGNGLFHANTNVQSPIQEEPAYAEMQPIRHASTTPNFEHALLNDPPAPVMPTKSKKELKAEQKELKAEQKERKAAEKAALKEKEAEYREASRKRMEAYKQTEENLKRALEESKATAAAEAESRGRENGDSSSNAANGTSHTTASTSTAANGEEEKSEKRKSGFSRFSRTSISLRKKPSIFEKKDKTQSPHHEKTPSMPPLPSHTLQQQQKEREESGEKEKGFFFKNANGSTTHHEHEQRHSGGDYKTHHVVQTTPMGTQYEVGNDHHVYSPSNPSPPNVHEVTSPPVPPMPTRAMTGGESRGKDGTHTHKKNRFSLGRKKSSLLH encoded by the exons ATGTCGTTCTTTGGCAAGTTCAAGACGAGCAGCACG AACGACGCCAACAAGACGACGAGTTCAACGAATGGTGCGAAGAAAGATCCAAATGCGCCAGTGCCTACGCCGTTGGAGAAGCACCTTGCCGACGTTGCGGGACAGCCGATTCGCCCCGATGGCAGTGACAAGTACTTTGGTTTCGAGAAT TATGGCTCCACATG TTACTGCAACTCGATAGTGCAGTGTCTGTACTACTCGAAACCCTTTCGAGAAAATGTCATCAACTTCCCATCGCCTGATTTCCTCGAACAAGTACGCTCGAAGCAATCGAATGGTGCGCCGCTATCACCgcgaacatcaacaacacccTACCCGAACCCTACATCACCCGCACGGAAAGTGACAGTGCCTGGGTCACCTGGGCCGGGCGGGATCAAACCAGACGAGGACAAGAACTCACCCGATAACAGAAAGAAGAGGGCATTGACAGATGGTCCAGTGCTGGATATGCAGGCGGAAAAGGCCAGCGACTATGGCATGGAAGAGTCGTTGTTTACATCATTAAGAGACATCTTCGAAGCCATCATCAAAAATCAGTCACGGATTGGAGTGGTCAGTCCGCACCGCTTTCTGGAGATTCTACGACGAGACAATGAGATGTTCAGATCGGCCATGCACCAGGATGCGCATGAGTTTCTGAACCTGTTACTGAACCAAGTGGTGGACAATGTGGAGCTGTTCGCGAAGCAGCATCCTCAGCTTGTTGCGCCACCCTCCGCGAACGGAAGTGCGCCAGAAACGAAGGACCTCGCTCTGACTAAAACGCAAAGCGCAACCGCGGCCGCCCGGCCCCTGGACACACACTGGGTTCACGATCTCTTCGAGGGTGTTCTCACGTCAGAAACCAGATGTTTGACATGCGAAAATACTTCACAGAGAGACGAGGCCTTCCTAGACTTATCTGTGGATCTGGATGCTCATAGTTCCGTCACCTCTTGTCTGCGGAAGTTttcggaggaggagatgctTTGCGAAAGGAACAAGTTTCATTGCGACAATTGTGGTGGATTGCAAGAAGccgagaagaggatgaagattaAGCGACTACCACGAATCCTGGCTTTACATCTCAAACGATTCAAGTACACGGAGGATTTGCAGCGCTTACAGAAGCTCTTTCACCGGGTCGTGTATCCCTTCTATCTACGGCTTTTCAATACCACGGACGAAGCAGAGGATCCGGATCGACTATACGAGCTATATTCTGTGGTGGTGCACATTGGTGGAGGACCGTACCATGGCCATTATGTCAGCATTGTCAAGACCGAGGATCGAGGCTGGCTGCTGTTTGACGATGAGCTGGTTGAGCCAGTCAGCAAGGATTACGTTCAGCAATTCTTCGGAGGCGAGCCTATTCCCGGTGTCCAAGACGCGAAGCAACTGGCTTGTGCGTATGTGCTCTTCTACCAGGAGACTACTATGGAGAAGATGCTCAAAGAACAAGAAATGGAAGGACAGCGCGCATCGGCAGCAGCGGCTGCAAGAACATCTGAAGGAGACTCAAAGGAGGGTCTGACCTCTCCTCTGAAGACCCAATTCGGCAATGGCTTGTTCCATGCCAATACCAATGTCCAGAGCCCGATCCAAGAAGAGCCTGCATATGCAGAGATGCAACCGATTCGACATGCGAGTACGACACCCAATTTCGAGCACGCCTTGCTCAACGATCCTCCTGCGCCTGTCATGCCaaccaagagcaagaaggaaCTCAAAGCAGAACAAAAGGAGTTGAAAGCGGAGCAAAAGGAAAGGAAGGCCGCAGAGAAAGCCGCTCTCAAGGAAAAAGAGGCCGAGTACCGCGAGGCGTCGCGAAAGCGAATGGAGGCATACAAGCAAACCGAGGAAAACCTCAAACGTGCTCTTGAAGAATCCAAGGCCACCGCTGCAGCTGAAGCTGAGTCGCGCGGCCGCGAGAACGGCGATAGTAGCAGCAATGCTGCGAATGGCACATCACACACCACAGCATCCACGTCCACTGCGGCGAacggtgaagaagagaagagtgaGAAGCGTAAATCCGGATTTTCGAGATTCAGCAGGACGAGCATCAGCTTGCGGAAGAAACCTAGCATCTTTGAAAAGAAGGACAAGACGCAGTCCCCTCATCACGAAAAAACGCCGAGCATGCCGCCCTTACCTTCTCATACtctacagcagcagcagaaagagaGGGAGGAATCTGGAGAGAAAGAAAagggcttcttcttcaagaaCGCGAACGGGTCGACCACTCATCATGAACATGAGCAACGTCATTCTGGTGGGGACTACAAGACACATCATGTTGTGCAAACGACGCCCATGGGAACGCAGTACGAGGTCGGGAACGACCACCACGTCTACAGTCCTTCGAATCCTTCGCCGCCGAATGTGCATGAGGTCACCTCGCCTCCCGTGCCTCCAATGCCGACAAGGGCGATGACGGGAGGGGAAAGTAGAGGAAAAGATGGGACGCACACGCACAAGAAGAATCGGTTCAGTTTGgggaggaagaagtcgagtCTTTTGCATTAG